ACTGCCCAAGGACAAAGAGGCAATGACCCTCTCTGGGGCACAAAGTGGTCAGTGGTTCCCATTGTGCCGTTTCCTTTCTATCTACCCTATTCCAAAAAAGTGCCTTTCCTTGGCAGAGCCATGACTCACTCCACAGCACATTCAAGGCCAAGGGCAGGAGTGGTTCCTAGAGGTGAGCCTGGAGATGTGCACATCCAATGTCTCCTGTCTGTCCACACCACCAGGAAATCAACCTGTGGTCAGGGGCTACAGGCTGAGTCCAAACATTACCCAAAAATGTTCCATTCAGTTAATTCAGAAGAGTTAGCATGACCAGCACTATATGTTCATTCTCTGAATTTGAATTTGATCGATTGGGATTGGCTCAACCATTGCATTAGTGATTCaacacccaaaaaccaaacccacaaatccCCAGGTCCTAAAGCACTAGACAGCCACCCAGTAACCCTTGTCAGCTGTGGTCTACAGTTTCTGGAAACCCCAAATACATGCTCGCTACAAACTCATGCAGGAATTCCCAATTTTGCAACATTACTCCACAGTTTATTGTCAGTGCTGAGCTGATGGCAACAGGGTATGGGGTTGTGCGGGCATCACAGGAAGTTGACCTTTTTAGTGTCCCATGACCCTCTGTATCCGCACAGATTACACAACAGATTCAAGCCTTTAGTTCACTTCTGTTGTTCGTGTTCACGTCACTGCATCTGGCCTACTTCTGTTGTTCATGTCCCCTGAGTTTGTGTTAAGGTCATATGGTTTCACTATTAGCGCCCAAATCTAGGTATTCTTTTCCTATGAtacttcaaaatttctttctAGACCTCCCCCCTCATCTCGTGGTAATGATTAAAATGGTGTCACCCACCCCTGAAGCATCCATGATCTCGCAAGGAGCTGCTGAAGACACTGCTGTGTTGGAAATAGGAGCTGAGGCACACGAAGACCCATCGAACCAGGTGAAATTCCCCTCACACCATgtcctttgctctgctgctgggtaCCCTCTTGTCCTTGAGTCAAAGGGACAGTGACCTGTGGATGAGTCCGCGTGGGAGCAGGACACCGCAAAGCATCTGTGGCTGTGATTACATCAGTGCCACAGCAGATATATCTCTGAAGGGATTGTGGATAAGTCCATGACAAAGCAGGGGCAAGGGGAGGAGTCCATTCCAATGCTAAACTCTCTCATATGGTCCAAAGGGACGAGGGTGGACATAGTAAAAGATATACCTTTGAATTGTTATAACCCATGATTGGAGTTATGGGAATGATACAGAATGTACTATAGCAGGAAACACTCAAACCAATGGAGGACAAGTCTCACCAGAAGCACTGCAAATGCAGCCGTGAACCAACTTGCACTGGCTTTAGTGGCCAGTAACTCTGTGCAATGTACCACTTCTTCTCTCCTGAGAGACCACCGTAACAGGAGGAGCCCAAATTCATGAACTAAATTAACTCAATGGACATTTATGGAAATTTTGCAGCCATTATACAGGGGTGGTCCATAGACTAAGGCAATTAGATTAAAGAATGGGAAGAGGGGGTGGTAATTAATAAGGGTGTATTAGATAACGTGGGACACGAGCGTCACAAAAAAGGTATAGAAGAAGGGGTGCAGAATGAactgcttttggctgggatagagccTATGAAAagtttcttcatagcagctggtgtggggctacGTTCtgcctttgtgctgaaaatattgTTGATAGTAGAGCGATGCTTtagttgctgctgagcagtgtcTACACAACGTCAAGGCCTTTCCTGCTCCGTAGACTGCCCTGCCAGCGgttaggctgggggtgcacaagaagttgggagcggataacagctgtaacagctgaccccaactgaccaaaaggatgttCCGTACTGTATAACGTCATCCTCCACAATGAAACCGGGGGGGGTGAGGTTGGCGGGGGCTGTCACTGGTCGGGGACTGGTTGAAAATCCATCGACTAGAGGTGAGAAATTGTtatgttttgcataatttttcctggttttattttcctttccttttttcgtTGGCTTTTTTCTGTcgttttttcttgcaatttttctttaattattaaactgtctgtATCACAACCCATGATTTTTCCCACTTTTATCCTtcctgtgtggtgcttagttgctatCCAGggttaaacaacaaaaacaacgtGTCAGCGAGTGAGTCAAGGCCAGGATGAGGTCTCATGAAAGTAATCAGGGATCAACAAAGTCCAGCGCTAAGCAGGTGCATTCATAGAGACGAGGCAGGTGTCAGGTCAAGCTGGGGAGTCACCCGCCTGTCAGGGTCCAAACGGAGAGCAGTGGGGTCCATGTCCAGACACAGGCACTGGTGTGTCACCACCGGAGATGTAACTCAGGTCGGGGCCAAGCACTGGAACGTAAGCTTGAAAGCTgttcccatgggaaggagagtTGGCTGTGGTTGAAGCCTCCCGGGAGCAATGATCTGGCAATGATCTCAGCAAGGCCGACAacgggaagggggcagccctcagctgtgctaCCTCTGAGCTGGGTCTGTCCAACCATCCTGCGTCTCAGAGCAGAGCAACAGCGGGACCTCGGTCCCTTTAGTCCAATACCCATTTGGTGCCAGGTCTCGGCCCCTGCCTCactcagcaccaggctgatgagcCGTAGAAGTGCAGCTGGCATTGGCATGGCCACGAGGAgcctctgtcccatcccagtccccagcaaCACTGCGTCATAAGGGGATGGATTCAGGGACAATGGCCTGCCAAGACCGGCAGTCTTTCTtggcctctctccctctgcataaagcaagaaatagaggGCGCCGGAGGCAGGCACTGCATTCTGGGTCTCCGGGCATCTCTCTGCCAGGCCAAAGGCACCACCATTCAGCTGTAGGTGGGATCCttctggcaaaggcaagctgctacTCTGCAGTGCTCATGGACACACCAGGGGAGAGTCCCCCTGCCATGACCTGCACGTGGCCTCACCATGAGGGCCACACAAGTACAGACTGACCCACGTGTGCTCATGCACGTCTGCATGGAACCACCAGAAAACCTGTACGCGCGTGTAAGGCCAGGAAAACACCAGCAACTGGCGACTCTGTTGAGGAGATGATGGGGACCACATTGGCAGAAGAGGACTCAAGTACCccagggaaggagtgggccccACACGTGCTGATGGTGTTGCCCGCGAGCCCtcagaggctgcacagagaggggaTGAGGCAAATGAGCCCAGCAAAATTGTCCTGAGAGCACTGCTAGTAGTGTTGCAATAGTGTCAAAGCCTGCCAGCAGAAGCCCACCTGCGTGCAACACTGAGCGACCATCCGAGGGAGAcggcgggagggagagaaaaggacgtGGCATGTCTGCTTCCATGGGAGTCCTCAGGCATCCCGATGACAAACACGAGAGCGGTGCCCATTTCCGGACAACTTTGCCACAAACAAGCCCACAGGAATGACCCAGCCGCACATCACCTGTCCGCACAGGGCGCCATCTGCAATTGAGCTGAGTCTTCTGCCTGCGCTGACGTGTTTCTGCCCTGGAAATCCTCGGGCCTCTCATCCCGGTACTTACAGAAGCCTTCAAATGGGAAAGCACGTGCCTTaagccaggaaatgaaaaggcagcagtgcaggaaaccaggacGCAGCCCATCCCATTAGCTGGggtgttttgcatttgacatgagcttgtcagaaaattagtacttccccaaagggtgcctctgggccTGAGGCAGTGCAGGGCTACTATAAAAGGCAGCCCgactctctgctctctcagccgcttctcttgcctccttctctccttgggcatcaggtgagtgtgaaggctcttctgctcccccttcaaGATCGGGTCTTTCCCCGATGTTTGTCTCAGCTGATACGGGCtgtcctggcccagggctgggacctgcttctcatgggagagggaaagggagagaaggtctcccgcagggagaggctgggacttaGTTGAGGTGTCTCGTGGGCCTTGAGCCTGCCAGCGTATGCTGCTGGTGCCTTGGCTCGCCTGTGGTTgggtgcagtgctgctcctcatgggtccctgtgctctgctttcccttgccctctcCTCCAGGTGCACGTCCAGCTCCGCaagatgtcctgctacaaccagtgccagccctgctgcccgccctgccagccctgtggccccaccccgctggccaacagctgcaatgagccctgtgtcaggcagtgccagaactcctgcgtcgtcatcgagccctcccccgtggtggtgaccctgcccggccccatcctcagctccttcccgcagaacaccgttgtgggatcctccacctctgctgccgttggcagcatcctcagctgtgacggagtgcccatcaactctggctgctgcgacctctcctgcattaccagccgctactgtggcaacagatgtcagccctgctaaagctgctggcaacgaCCTTGGGCAAGAACTTCCCAAGACCTCAGAACATGATGCCACAAAGTAGTTAGAGCTTTGGGGCATCATATTTAGAGCTTTGGGCCATTGTTGCCTTCTTCTacactctcctctctcttccttacctctcctgtcaccacctcccaACGCCAGCCTAGCGGCAACctgttggtctccctccctctgcaggcCAGGCAGTCGGACACCCTGCAGGAGCTCCACTGCGTCTTAGTGGCTGCCCACGGTGCTCCATGtcagccccctccttttcctctttaggCTCATTAAAACTGTGCTGCATCCAAGCCCGTGTGTccgagtcctccttccttctgtggcaactcTTCCACTCTGCTCAAGGGAAACCATGGAGCAAGGGGAGGGTGGGACTCACTGCAGTTCATTTTggtttgcctcctttcccttggagctgaggaagacatccctcgctgctccacagccagtgcCCATCATCCCCTTCCCGTGCTGCATCTCTGCTCAGAAATGGCCTCAGAGCACGCCCTACAGATGCTGATCCCAGGTTCTGCTGCCTTCATGGGAGGACCCCAGTGCTGCGGGAGGCCCTGGGAAGTCAGCAGCCGTACAAGCACTCAAGGCAGTTCCTCTCGctctgcatggagctgtgctgggggagaaggctcagagagaaGATGGCCACGAGGATGGAAGGAGGGGCCGGCAGGAGCAGTCACCTTGGCTTCAGCCccgagcctcctcctcctcaccttcccacccAACTCCACAAGGAGGGGCCACGGCATGCATCTGAGGGCAAGGATAGCTAGGAcaactcccctcttctcccatcacacCCATACGGTGGCCCATGCGGCCCCAGCGGTTCATTAGACAGATTTGCAGGCCTCAGGTGACTGGCACATGCCCAACTCCCATCAGACAGACATCTGTAGGACAGAAAGGTGATTTCCATGGGCCTGCAAGAGGACAGAAAAGAGCGACGGACAGTTCCTCCCACGGTACTGGAGAGAGTGCAACGATCAGAACAGCCCatgctctctctttgcagcttgtGGCAAGTGCAATCCCATCCTGCGGTGCAGGGGAAGAACAGTTCCATGGCAGAAGCTCTctcaccaccttctgcttttctctgaagccactagccccagcccctcacaggAAGAGGTTTTCAGACCTCTGCGTGCATAGGGGAaagaggggtggcaggggagaacTGGGGGCCCTTTTCCGAgagctcagccttgcacagaaggGCCTTCTGCCAGCATGCCAAATCGGTGAAACACTGAGAGTGGATGGGCCGGAAAAGTGAGGCAATGAGGGGTGgatggctggggaaagaaaagctgtaaacctgCCACTTGTTCCCAGGCACACAAGCACAAAGGCCAGTTGACATCATTGCCCACCATCCTCTGAGGGGAACAAGCGTGGGAGAAAGAGGTTGCTCCTGATGGCACagatagaaagcagaaaaaaaagcatggaaatgacAAGCACTGCCGGCACTTCTGATTaccactgctgctggaaaaccagcaagaccttggctggcttccagacacccacccagctgcttgctctctccctcttcctcctcagcaggagaggaggagaaaggaaggtggAAAAGGTCCTGGGTCAAGATACAGACAGAGGGATTACTTATCAGTTctcgtcacaggcaaaacagacttgacttggggaataTTCTCATCTTCCAGGATGTACTCCTTCCTGAACAGACATCTCAGCTCCATCCTGTGCTGAGGCTTGGGGCTGCCAATAATGGAAACGGGAAGTACGTAAAAGGTCTAGtatgaaggaaaacagaggatTCGATTAAGTGGATTCGGCACTCTGGGCTAGACAAGAGCCTTCTTGGGCCTGTCTGTTCTTTGCAGGGTCTTTGTGACCTGAAGACAATGAATTATATATGGCTTTCTGCGTAGTCTCCACCTCTCCACACACCAAGGTACCTTGGATCCCACATTGTGGGATGACAGGCAGCTCCTCACCCAGTCCCGtgttctgctttcccttgccctctctcccaggtgcagcaccagCCTAGAGAcgtgtcctgctacaaccagtccCTGCCATGCTGGCAGCCaaaccccactggccaacagctgaactgggccctgtgtcaggcagtgacAGAATTCCACTGCTGCCACCCATGGTGACATGTCTTGGTGGTGAACATGCCAAGCCCTATACTCAGCTCCTTCTCCCAGAGCACTGTTCTGGGATCCTCCATCTCCACTGCCATTGGCAGCATACTTAGAAAGCTCAAACTGCAGAAGAGTAAGTGTGCATAGTGATGACCTGGTCCTGGGAAAACTAAATGGCTATGAAAGATGAAAAggtgaggaaagaaatgaaaagcaaaagaaagcccaTTTATAAAAGCCAACATGTCATcatggaggagaaaagctgcactgCTCAGCACAAATGTGTTCTCTGACACAGACGCTGCCCTCTCTGTGGCTGTGCAATGGATAGCCAGACAAGACGACCAGGGAGCCTTTTGACCTGCTGGAGATGGGTGTGAGGGTTGTGCCTGTGGCCATCTCCTTTGTCTCCCTCTGCCCGAGTACTGCAGATTTAGTTCTGGGAACTGTCAGCAGCTTCCTACCGTAGGTTCCTAGCAGCGGGTTCCTATCTTAGGTGCACGGCTCCCTGTGGGCAGCCTGGCTTCGAGTGTTacaagcaggtccagaggagggccacaaaaatgatctgagggcaggagcacctctcatatgaagacaggctgagagagctggggttcttcagcctggaaaagagaaggctccagggagaccttatagcagcgttctagtacctgaagggggactataagaaagctggggaggggctgtttgcaagggcactagcgataggacgaggggcaatggttttaaaatagagcagggcaggtttagattagccattaggatgaagttctttacaatgagggtggggaaacactggcccaggttgcccagagaggtggtggaggccccatccctggacacattcaaggccaggcttgatgaggctctgagcaacctgatctacttgaagatgtccctgcttcctgaaggggattggactagatgacctttaaatgccccttccaacctaTCAGAATCTATTATGCTATGAAGAGGCATCAGTTTCCCAGCGCGTATCAGGGCCTCCGAGGGTGTTCAGGGCCCTTGTGACCGAGAGGACTTTGAAAGGTCGAGCTGTGGCCTGGCTGCACCAGTTGGAAGCTCCCAGCACTGGAAAACCtggtcctggccctggggagccagcgcccagcagaggtggcagcttgATTCCTTTTGTTTGGCCAAGCAAGTGCTTTAACCACTAGGTGATGTGTGTAAAAcggctccccggggcagaggtgtGGGATCCCAGGCAGCCCTCAGAGGGTTTTGCTCCACCCTTTGGGCTGAGGTTTGGAGGCGGCtttgagctggcagagggaggagaacacAGGAGCTGGCGAGCTTCAGCTCCCACGTCctgggagctccccgggcacctTGTTGAGTGGCGAGCGTGACACGGTCTAGGTTTACCCAGCAACCTTGGTGGGACTggcagaggctggtgagacacacgtgtcaggctggggaggagcagggctgggggtcggTGGAGGGGGTGTCAGcgctggagaggaagaggggagtgCTGACCCTCCggcaaaaccagcagctatcTTTTTGGGAGAGGGAAGGTTGCAGACGGCGCgtggcaaaggaagggagacCTGTTGTGAGCAATGGGCGTGAAAGGGGGAACATGCCTCTACACATCCCTGTTGCAGATAACACAAATCCTCCTATGTGCTGTTCCTACGCGCATACCTAGAGAGACAGAGCTGTCTCTCACCTGTGAGGAAACAGACCACATCTGCACTTAGAAACTCCGCCTCTcctagctgtgctggaggaactgcTGGCAGCCTGACTGGGGGCAGACAAGATCCCGGCAAGACCTACAAGGGAGGCTAAGTCAACGCCAGGagagctgaactgctgcagaagcaccGGCTTGTAGTTGGAAGCCACAGAGGGAGGTAGGAGAGGAATAGCCCACCTCTCTGCCTCGGCTGAGGGAGAGAGAGGTTGTagctggagatcacagaatcatagaatcattgaatcctacaatcacctaggctggaagggaccttaaagatcaccgagtccaaccattaagctagcactgccaaaaccaccactaaaccatgcccctcagcaTGACGTCTGCCTGTCGTTTAAAAGCCTCcggggatggcgattccaccccttccctgggcagcctcttccaatgtttgattaccctttctgtgaagaattttttcctaatatccatcctaaacctcccctggcataccttggggccatttcttctggtcctattgcttgttacttgggacaagAGACCGACCCCTCCccctctacaatctcctttcacgtagttgtagagagcgagaaggtctcccctcagcctccttttcaccacactaaacaaccccagttccctcagacgctcctcatacgacttgttctccagacccctcaccagctttattgcccttctctggacttgctccagaatctcaatgtctttcttgtagtgaggcacGCAAAGCTAATCACcgcattcgaggtggggcctcgccggtgctgagtacagtgggacaatcacttctctagtcctgctggccacaccgttcctgatagaggccaggatgctgttggccttcttggccacccgggcacactgctggctcctattcagacAACTGTCAACCAACACCACCAGGTCCTTGTCGGCCAAgtggctttccagccactcttccccaggcctgtagcgctgcatggggttgctgtgagccaagtgcaggacccggcactcggcCATGTTGAATCTCGTACCATCGGCCTCGGCCCATCAAGCcggtctgtccaggtccctctgtagacccaagctaccctcaagcagatcgacactcctgcCTAACTTTTGGTACCTCTGCAAACTTACGCCGTCTTGACTTGCGGCAAGAGGTGCaccggggagagctggcagggaggagcacagggGCGCGTAAGGAGCAACCTGTCACACAACCACCATCACCGCTATCACACctgccagagggagaggaacCCT
The Chroicocephalus ridibundus unplaced genomic scaffold, bChrRid1.1 SCAFFOLD_301, whole genome shotgun sequence genome window above contains:
- the LOC134509173 gene encoding feather keratin Cos2-3-like; translation: MSCYNQCQPCCPPCQPCGPTPLANSCNEPCVRQCQNSCVVIEPSPVVVTLPGPILSSFPQNTVVGSSTSAAVGSILSCDGVPINSGCCDLSCITSRYCGNRCQPC